One genomic segment of Lampris incognitus isolate fLamInc1 chromosome 2, fLamInc1.hap2, whole genome shotgun sequence includes these proteins:
- the birc7 gene encoding baculoviral IAP repeat-containing protein 7: protein MPGTEQTQKEKNVRHRMTDDRGTMSMLHILEEPRMRGEGERLRTFQNWPADAPVTSEDLAKAGFFFLGPEDKVQCFCCGGVLRYWVHGDSPTVEHKRHFPTCNFMLGRAVGNIPRCVAPGSSDSVDGQLLSQLQRMTVDEQGAAGQAVYPEMEAEDSRLTTFHNWPTGASVQPDVLARAGFFYTGHGDNVKCFYCDGGLRNWEPGDDPWQEHAKWFPRCEFLIQSRGQEYINNIQDAHFHLGETVGGSQTPMSREINPGTDVVGGLEASSAMLSPVVQTVLQMGFETSLVESLVQTKYLLTGLYYTSVSDLVTDVLQAEEEDRQRGPQSREPEVRQGPSAGNVRTPIREKAVGDPSPEELLRQLQEERTCKVCMDKLVSIVFIPCGHLVVCSDCAASLRHCPICRAVIRGSVRAFMS, encoded by the exons ATGCCTGGCACAGAACAAACGCAGAAAGAAAAAAACGTACGCCACAGAATGACGGATGACAGGGGCACTATGTCAATGCTGCACATCCTCGAGGAGCCTCGGATGCGAGGCGAAGGGGAGAGGCTCCGCACTTTCCAAAACTGGCCCGCCGACGCACCGGTCACCTCCGAGGACCTGGCCAAGGCGGGCTTCTTCTTCCTGGGCCCCGAGGATAAGGTTCAGTGTTTCTGTTGCGGAGGGGTGCTGCGATATTGGGTCCATGGGGACAGCCCGACCGTTGAGCACAAGAGGCATTTCCCCACCTGTAACTTCATGTTGGGGAGGGCCGTGGGGAACATCCCGCGCTGCGTCGCGCCCGGATCCTCGGACTCGGTGGACGGCCAGCTGTTGAGCCAGCTCCAAAGGATGACCGTGGACGAGCAGGGGGCGGCCGGACAGGCGGTCTACCCCGAGATGGAGGCGGAGGATTCCCGGCTGACCACGTTCCACAACTGGCCCACCGGAGCCTCGGTTCAACCGGACGTTCTGGCCAGGGCAGGGTTTTTCTACACAG GCCATGGTGACAATGTCAAATGCTTCTACTGCGACGGAGGGCTGAGGAACtgggagccgggggacgaccccTGGCAGGAGCATGCCAAGTGGTTCCCACG GTGTGAGTTTCTGATCCAGTCGAGGGGGCAGGAGTACATCAACAACATCCAGGATGCTCACTTCCACCTTGGCGAGACTGTG GGTGGATCACAGACACCCATGTCCAGAGAGATCAACCCGGGAACCG ATGTGGTGGGAGGTCTTGAGGCTTCCTCTGCCATGCTCTCTCCTGTCGTGCAGACAGTGTTGCAGATGGGCTTCGAGACTAGCCTAGTGGAGAGCCTAGTCCAGACCAAGTACCTTTTGACTGGGTTGTACTACACCTCCGTGTCCGACCTGGTCACTGACGTATtgcaggcggaggaggaggatagACAGAGAGGGCCACAGAGCAGAG AGCCAGAGGTGAGGCAGGGCCCCAGCGCTGGAAATGTGAGGACACCCATAAGAGagaaag CAGTGGGGGACCCCAGTCCGGAGGAACTGCTGAGACAGCTGCAGGAGGAGAGGACCTGTAAGGTGTGTATGGACAAGCTAGTGTCCATTGTCTTCATTCCTTGCGGTCATCTGGTGGTGTGTAGCGATTGCGCTGCCAGCTTACGCCACTGCCCCATCTGCAGAGCCGTCATCCGGGGCAGCGTCCGTGCCTTCATGTCCTGA
- the LOC130107327 gene encoding YTH domain-containing family protein 1-like encodes MSTTSIDPQRSKGQASKVQNGSLHQKETVHDNDFEPYLTGQSTQNNSYQSMTDPYLSSYYAPSIGFPYPLSEAPWSTGGDPPIPYLTPYGPLSNGDHHFMPDTVFGQPGGLGSSIYPHRFNFFPESPAFSAWGTSGSQGQQTQSSAYGGSYSYPPSSLGGTLVPDGQTGFHSDTLNKAPGMNSLEQGMVGLKIGGDVTGQGSGVKAVGSVIGGPAVAATGNGATPIGMPPPKPTSWAAIASKPAKPQQLKAKVKPGVPTPGGALPPPPIKHNMNIGTWEKGPVTKVATGPLQQQQPLGLPHAMQPQPPIQQASMQPPPPQSLVQPQMQPIALQPQPPHHQHHQPPPQPYQNHSQPPPPQTRWVAPRNRNLGYGQGVPGLESSGVMGMVGSGNGGPAASTSLGSGGESHPVLEKLRAAHSYNPKEFEWNLKNGRVFIIKSYSEDDIHRSIKYSIWCSTEHGNKRLDSAFRAMNGKGPVYLLFSVNGSGHFCGVAEMRSPVDYGTSAGVWAQDKWKGKFDVDWLFVKDVPNSQLRHIRLENNDNKPVTNSRDTQEVPLEKAKQVLKIIATYKHTTSIFDDFSHYEKRQEEEEEVRKTFEPAPIQNRSRLDQERQNRNKQ; translated from the exons ATGTCTACCACAAGCATTGACCCTCAG AGATCAAAGGGACAAGCGTCTAAAG TGCAAAATGGTTCACTGCATCAGAAGGAGACTGTCCACGACAATGACTTTGAGCCATACCTCACTGGTCAATCAACTCAG AACAACAGCTACCAGTCCATGACCGACCCCTATCTGTCCAGCTACTACGCCCCCTCCATTGGATTTCCTTATCCCCTCAGCGAGGCCCCCTGGTCCACTGGTGGAGACCCTCCCATTCCATACCTCACCCCTTATGGACCCTTGAGTAATGGAGATCATCACTTTATGCCGGACACAGTGTTTGGCCAGCCAGGGGGCCTGGGCAGCAGCATATACCCCCACAGGTTTAACTTTTTCCCTGAGAGCCCAGCTTTCTCTGCCTGGGGCACCAGTGGTTCCCAGGGCCAGCAGACTCAGAGCTCAGCCTATGGGGGCAGCTACAGCTATCCCCCTAGCTCTCTGGGGGGCACCCTGGTTCCTGATGGCCAAACAGGTTTCCATAGTGACACCCTCAACAAGGCCCCCGGCATGAACAGCCTGGAGCAAGGCATGGTCGGCCTGAAGATCGGTGGGGACGTCACTGGCCAGGGGTCGGGGGTCAAGGCTGTAGGCTCTGTGATTGGTGGACCTGCAGTTGCAGCCACAGGGAATGGCGCCACGCCTATTGGCATGCCCCCACCCAAACCCACCTCCTGGGCAGCCATTGCCAGCAAGCCAGCCAAGCCCCAGCAGCTGAAGGCAAAGGTGAAGCCAGGTGTGCCCACTCCAGGGGGAGCTCTCCCTCCACCTCCTATCAAACACAACATGAACATTGGCACCTGGGAAAAGGGGCCAGTGACTAAAGTGGCAACAGGTCCGCTGCAGCAGCAACAGCCCCTTGGCCTGCCCCATGCCATGCAACCTCAACCCCCCATCCAGCAAGCATCCATGCAGCCTCCCCCTCCCCAGTCTTTGGTGCAACCCCAGATGCAGCCCATAGCCTTACAGCCCCAGCCCCCCCATCACCAGCACCACCAGCCTCCCCCCCAGCCCTACCAGAACCActctcaacccccccctccccagaccCGTTGGGTTGCCCCGCGCAATCGTAACCTTGGCTATGGGCAGGGTGTACCTGGCCTTGAAAGCAGTGGTGTGATGGGAATGGTGGGCAGTGGAAACGGCGGCCCTGCAGCTTCTACCAGCCTGGGATCTGGTGGTGAGTCTCACCCAGTGCTGGAGAAGCTGCGCGCAGCCCATAGCTACAACCCCAAGGAGTTTGAGTGGAACTTGAAGAATGGCCGTGTTTTCATCATTAAGAGTTACTCCGAGGACGATATCCATCGCTCCATCAAGTACTCCATCTGGTGCAGCACGGAGCACGGCAACAAGCGTCTGGACTCGGCCTTCCGGGCCATGAATGGTAAAGGTCCCGTTTACCTACTGTTCAGTGTCAACGGCAGTGGCCATTTCTGTGGCGTAGCAGAGATGCGCTCCCCAGTGGACTACGGCACCAGTGCCGGCGTATGGGCGCAGGATAAATGGAAAGGAAAGTTTGACGTGGATTGGTTGTTTGTTAAGGACGTGCCTAATAGCCAACTGCGCCACATCCGCCTAGAGAACAACGATAACAAGCCAGTGACTAACTCCCGTGACACCCAAGAGGTTCCCCTGGAGAAGGCCAAGCAGGTGCTCAAGATCATCgccacatacaaacacaccacCTCCATCTTTGATGACTTTTCCCACTACGAGAAGaggcaggaggaagaggaggaggtgcgCAAG